In Aestuariibaculum lutulentum, one DNA window encodes the following:
- the bshC gene encoding bacillithiol biosynthesis cysteine-adding enzyme BshC, whose amino-acid sequence MLLDGISFKNTGYFSSLICDYLDENPQLKPFYNRFPNLENFKEQIEEKASSFNIESRTVLVKALKAQYKTVETSELTLSHIDALQNENTFTITTGHQLNLFTGPLYFLYKIVSTINLSRDLKEAHPDYNFVPVYWMATEDHDFEEINYFNFKGKKVHWNRTASGAVGELSTEGLDDVFNLFALELGNSKNAEYLKQLFKSAYLEHDHLADATRYLANELFKDYGLVIIDANDKTLKQQLVPYIKEELFSNTSFTNVSETNAQLSTVNSDYTIQVNPREINVFYIKEGLRERIVFENESFSVLNTEISWTKSEIEKELHEFPERFSPNVITRPLYQEVILPNLCYIGGGGELAYWFQLKQFFNKVNVPFPVLLLRNSVLIETESQHKKLQNLNISTSDIFLKQSTFINKKVREISNIDIDFSEQKDTLQKQFEDLYTLAEQTDKSFLGAVKAQEIKQIKGLESLEKRLLKAQKKALVDQVSRMTDLQNELFPNQSLQERNTNFSQFYLEYGAQLIPELIKHLNPLNKEFSLLKL is encoded by the coding sequence ATGTTATTAGACGGTATTTCATTTAAAAACACAGGATATTTTTCGAGTCTTATCTGCGACTACCTGGATGAAAACCCGCAATTGAAACCCTTTTACAATCGTTTTCCAAACCTGGAGAACTTCAAAGAACAGATAGAAGAAAAGGCGTCAAGTTTTAATATAGAGTCCAGAACAGTTTTAGTTAAAGCTTTAAAAGCCCAATATAAAACTGTTGAAACATCAGAATTAACGCTGAGTCATATTGATGCTCTGCAAAACGAAAATACGTTTACTATTACCACAGGACATCAATTAAACCTGTTTACAGGACCTTTGTATTTTCTTTATAAAATAGTCTCGACAATTAATCTTTCCAGAGATTTAAAGGAAGCCCATCCCGATTATAATTTCGTGCCAGTGTACTGGATGGCGACTGAAGATCATGATTTTGAAGAAATAAATTACTTCAATTTTAAAGGAAAAAAGGTGCACTGGAACAGAACAGCATCTGGCGCAGTAGGTGAATTATCAACCGAAGGTTTAGACGACGTTTTTAATTTGTTTGCTTTAGAATTAGGAAATAGTAAAAATGCTGAATATTTAAAGCAACTTTTTAAATCGGCATATTTAGAGCATGATCATTTAGCTGATGCGACAAGATATTTAGCTAACGAATTATTTAAAGACTATGGCTTAGTTATCATTGATGCTAACGATAAAACTTTAAAACAACAATTGGTTCCTTATATAAAAGAGGAGTTGTTTAGCAATACCTCCTTTACAAATGTTTCTGAAACAAACGCTCAATTAAGCACCGTAAATAGTGATTACACGATTCAGGTGAATCCTCGAGAAATTAATGTGTTTTACATTAAAGAAGGATTACGTGAACGTATCGTATTTGAAAACGAAAGTTTTAGTGTTTTAAACACTGAAATTTCATGGACAAAATCTGAAATAGAAAAAGAGCTTCATGAGTTTCCGGAGCGTTTCAGTCCAAATGTTATTACGCGCCCCCTATATCAGGAAGTGATTTTGCCGAACCTGTGCTACATTGGTGGTGGTGGGGAATTGGCATATTGGTTTCAGTTGAAACAATTCTTTAATAAAGTAAATGTACCGTTTCCGGTGTTGTTGCTTCGTAATTCAGTATTAATAGAAACCGAAAGTCAGCATAAAAAACTTCAGAATTTAAATATATCAACGAGCGATATCTTTTTAAAGCAATCGACGTTTATCAATAAAAAAGTACGTGAAATATCGAATATAGATATCGATTTTTCAGAACAAAAAGATACCCTTCAAAAGCAATTTGAAGACTTATATACTTTGGCAGAACAAACCGATAAATCGTTTTTAGGAGCAGTAAAAGCTCAGGAAATAAAACAAATAAAAGGTTTAGAAAGCTTAGAAAAACGTTTGCTTAAAGCACAAAAGAAGGCCTTGGTAGATCAGGTATCACGAATGACCGATTTGCAAAACGAATTATTCCCTAATCAAAGTTTACAGGAGCGTAACACCAATTTCTCTCAGTTTTACTTGGAGTATGGTGCGCAATTAATTCCTGAACTTATTAAACATCTTAATCCTTTAAATAAGGAATTTTCTCTTTTAAAATTATAA
- a CDS encoding DNA topoisomerase IV subunit B translates to MAEETNYTEDNIRSLDWKEHIRMRPGMYIGKLGDGSSPDDGIYILLKEVLDNSIDEFVMGAGKNIEISIQGNKVIVRDFGRGIPLGKVVDVVSKMNTGGKYDSKAFKKSVGLNGVGTKAVNALSSYFRVESTRDNKSASAEFEKGELTNQEFLDETSRRKGTKVSFVPDETIFKNYKFRNEYIVKMLKNYVYLNPGLTIVFNGEKYFSEHGLKDLLSENINQDDRLYPIIHLRGDDIEIALTHSKTQYSEEYHSFVNGQNTTQGGTHLNAFREALVKTVREYYGKNYDASDIRKSVVSAIAIKVMEPVFESQTKTKLGSTDMGGDLPTVRTYVNDFVKTYLDNYLHKNPEAADKLQRKILQAERERKELSGIRKLAKDRAKKASLHNKKLRDCRVHFGDTKNERNLETTLFITEGDSASGSITKSRDVNTQAVFSLKGKPLNCYGLSKKIVYENEEFNLLQAALNIEESLEDLRYNNVVIATDADVDGMHIRLLLITFFLQFFPEVIKEGHLYILQTPLFRVRNKKETIYCYTDEERVNAIEKLKPKPEITRFKGLGEISPDEFKHFIGEDIRLDPVMLDSHMSIEELLSFYMGKNTPSRQEFIIDNLKVELDIVE, encoded by the coding sequence ATGGCAGAAGAAACCAATTACACCGAAGATAATATACGTTCGTTAGACTGGAAAGAGCACATTCGTATGCGTCCAGGGATGTATATCGGAAAACTTGGTGACGGATCTTCTCCTGACGACGGTATCTACATTTTACTTAAGGAAGTTCTAGATAACTCGATTGATGAGTTTGTAATGGGGGCTGGAAAGAATATTGAAATTTCTATTCAAGGCAATAAAGTTATTGTTAGAGATTTTGGTCGAGGTATTCCGTTGGGTAAAGTTGTAGATGTAGTTTCTAAAATGAATACCGGAGGTAAGTACGATTCCAAAGCCTTTAAAAAATCGGTAGGATTAAATGGGGTAGGTACCAAAGCGGTAAATGCCTTGTCATCTTATTTCAGAGTAGAATCGACACGAGATAATAAATCAGCTTCAGCGGAATTTGAAAAAGGCGAGTTAACCAATCAGGAGTTTTTAGATGAAACCTCACGTCGCAAAGGAACCAAAGTATCCTTTGTACCTGATGAAACTATTTTTAAAAACTATAAGTTTAGAAACGAGTACATCGTTAAAATGCTTAAAAACTATGTATATCTGAATCCGGGTTTAACCATAGTTTTTAACGGAGAAAAGTATTTTAGTGAGCATGGTCTTAAAGATTTATTATCTGAAAATATAAATCAGGATGATAGATTGTATCCTATCATCCACTTACGAGGCGATGACATTGAAATTGCTTTAACGCACAGCAAAACACAGTATAGCGAAGAGTATCATTCGTTTGTTAACGGACAAAATACAACACAGGGAGGGACACACTTAAATGCTTTTAGAGAGGCTTTGGTGAAAACCGTGCGTGAGTATTACGGTAAAAACTACGACGCATCCGATATTAGAAAATCGGTAGTAAGTGCCATTGCTATTAAGGTGATGGAGCCTGTATTCGAGAGTCAGACAAAAACGAAATTAGGATCGACCGATATGGGAGGAGATTTGCCAACGGTAAGAACCTATGTTAACGACTTCGTAAAAACTTATTTAGATAACTATCTACATAAAAATCCAGAGGCAGCCGATAAGCTTCAGCGTAAAATATTGCAGGCTGAACGTGAGCGTAAGGAGTTGTCTGGTATTAGAAAATTAGCGAAAGACCGTGCGAAAAAGGCTAGTCTTCATAATAAAAAATTGCGTGATTGTCGTGTGCATTTTGGAGATACCAAAAACGAACGCAATCTTGAAACCACGCTTTTTATTACCGAGGGAGATTCGGCATCTGGAAGTATTACTAAATCTCGAGATGTCAATACACAGGCGGTATTCAGTTTAAAAGGTAAACCGCTTAACTGTTATGGTTTAAGTAAAAAGATTGTATACGAAAACGAGGAGTTCAACCTGTTACAGGCCGCTTTAAATATAGAAGAGTCTTTAGAAGATTTACGTTATAATAACGTGGTAATTGCAACCGATGCCGATGTCGATGGGATGCACATCCGTTTGTTATTAATTACCTTCTTCCTTCAGTTTTTCCCTGAGGTTATTAAAGAAGGACATCTATATATATTACAAACCCCATTATTCAGGGTAAGAAATAAAAAAGAAACCATTTATTGCTATACAGACGAGGAGCGTGTTAATGCGATTGAAAAATTAAAGCCAAAACCTGAAATTACACGATTTAAAGGTTTGGGAGAGATATCTCCGGATGAGTTTAAACACTTTATTGGTGAAGACATCCGATTAGATCCTGTTATGCTGGATAGCCATATGTCTATTGAAGAATTATTATCCTTTTACATGGGTAAAAACACGCCTTCAAGACAAGAGTTTATAATTGATAATTTAAAGGTTGAATTAGATATTGTTGAATAA
- a CDS encoding transglutaminase-like domain-containing protein: MRKLVLSIITATVLISCQSKYQDIPESYYPLLDSALVKANNNAPEILKALTDAPKNQKEGMAFLISYMPERDLTTLKADFLLENAAYAYKARQRFPWCKTLPDSIFFNDVLPYTNVAETRDPWRKDFYERFSKYVEYETNLKDAIFAIAKPINKEVNVEYNIKRSIVDSSPKEAMSENMATCTGLSIILTDAFRSVGIPSRLAGTAMWTNMKGNHTWCEVWIDNEWKFIEYYPDDLNKSWFLADAGKADPNNPLHWIYAVSYKPTGQYYYAGRAAKFLLKTLDTTLLNPKTLKSLKEWKRKADENNEKPYIHGVNVTQRYIDLYKESIENSKLADDELIANFVVFKNENTSQSDSRLDCRVDVYLDDKIIDFGYSPRPTDDMNKFLKIKLKKDTDYKIVVSNIKNNIKQSFSIKTDEKLNEEFKLILE; encoded by the coding sequence ATGAGAAAATTAGTTTTATCAATTATTACAGCAACTGTTTTAATAAGCTGCCAATCTAAATACCAAGATATTCCCGAAAGCTATTATCCATTATTAGATAGCGCCTTAGTTAAAGCAAATAACAACGCACCCGAAATTTTAAAGGCATTAACTGATGCTCCAAAAAACCAAAAAGAAGGTATGGCGTTTTTAATAAGTTATATGCCCGAGCGCGATTTAACTACTTTAAAAGCTGACTTCCTTTTAGAAAATGCCGCATACGCCTATAAAGCTCGACAGCGTTTTCCTTGGTGCAAAACGCTGCCCGATTCTATCTTTTTCAATGATGTTTTACCATATACCAATGTTGCCGAAACCCGTGACCCTTGGCGAAAAGACTTTTACGAACGTTTTTCAAAATATGTGGAATACGAAACCAATTTAAAGGATGCTATTTTCGCCATTGCCAAACCTATTAATAAAGAGGTTAATGTTGAATACAACATAAAACGATCGATTGTTGATTCCAGTCCAAAAGAAGCCATGTCTGAAAATATGGCCACTTGTACTGGATTATCTATAATATTAACAGATGCTTTTCGTTCCGTTGGTATTCCTTCCCGATTAGCAGGAACAGCCATGTGGACCAACATGAAAGGCAACCACACCTGGTGTGAAGTCTGGATTGATAACGAATGGAAATTTATAGAATACTACCCTGACGATTTAAACAAATCCTGGTTTTTAGCGGATGCCGGTAAAGCAGACCCCAACAACCCACTACACTGGATTTACGCGGTATCCTACAAACCCACAGGGCAATATTATTACGCAGGCAGAGCTGCAAAATTCCTATTGAAAACTTTAGACACAACCCTTTTAAACCCTAAAACCTTGAAAAGTTTAAAAGAATGGAAAAGAAAAGCTGACGAAAACAACGAAAAGCCTTATATACATGGCGTAAATGTTACCCAACGTTATATTGATCTTTACAAAGAATCTATAGAGAATTCAAAACTTGCAGACGATGAACTTATAGCAAATTTTGTTGTTTTTAAAAATGAGAATACTTCACAAAGCGACTCTCGTTTAGATTGCAGAGTTGATGTTTACTTAGATGATAAAATTATTGATTTTGGCTACTCGCCTCGTCCAACCGACGACATGAATAAATTCTTAAAAATTAAACTAAAAAAAGACACAGACTATAAAATTGTGGTAAGCAATATTAAGAACAATATTAAACAAAGCTTCTCCATAAAAACAGACGAAAAGCTAAATGAAGAATTTAAATTGATTTTAGAATAA
- a CDS encoding DMT family transporter gives MKSRQSFIYGVLIGILAVILFSSKAVMVKLAYQYNVDAISVLLLRMLFSFPFYIIIIYIYRNEKTSLEVTRKDYGWVVFFGFVGYYLASYFDFVGLTYIKASLERIILFIYPTIVLFFNKFFLKKPITKVQTGAILLTYIGVVIAFWDEVAISGNDTYLGGFLIFLSAVTYASYLVGTGWLIPKFGVVKFTSYAMLVSCICVFIHYGFINEIDLLSFPWQVYGYGFLIAVFATVIPSFLVSMSIKLISSSNFAIVAGIGPISTIILASIFLNEKLTLLQFFGALIVIIGILFVSLKKESKN, from the coding sequence ATGAAATCAAGACAATCTTTTATCTACGGTGTTTTAATAGGGATACTGGCGGTGATATTATTTTCTTCAAAGGCAGTAATGGTAAAATTGGCTTATCAATACAACGTTGATGCTATAAGTGTGCTATTGTTACGCATGTTGTTTTCATTCCCTTTTTACATTATTATAATTTATATCTACAGGAATGAAAAAACGTCTTTAGAAGTGACCCGAAAAGATTACGGTTGGGTAGTGTTTTTTGGTTTTGTGGGGTATTATTTAGCGAGTTATTTTGATTTTGTTGGACTGACTTATATTAAGGCAAGTTTAGAGCGTATTATTCTGTTTATCTATCCAACTATTGTATTGTTTTTTAATAAGTTTTTTTTGAAGAAACCTATAACCAAAGTGCAGACAGGAGCGATACTGTTAACATATATAGGGGTAGTTATTGCTTTTTGGGATGAGGTTGCCATTTCGGGAAACGACACCTATTTAGGAGGTTTTTTAATTTTTTTAAGCGCCGTGACCTATGCATCGTATTTGGTTGGAACCGGATGGCTAATTCCTAAATTTGGAGTGGTAAAGTTTACATCATATGCCATGTTGGTGTCATGTATATGTGTGTTTATTCACTATGGATTTATAAATGAAATTGATTTATTAAGTTTTCCTTGGCAGGTTTACGGTTACGGATTTTTAATTGCGGTTTTTGCAACGGTTATTCCGTCGTTTTTAGTGTCAATGTCCATTAAGTTAATCAGTTCGTCAAACTTTGCGATTGTTGCAGGTATTGGGCCAATATCAACAATCATTCTGGCATCCATCTTCTTAAATGAAAAATTAACATTGTTGCAATTTTTTGGAGCATTAATAGTTATCATTGGGATATTATTTGTCAGCCTAAAAAAAGAATCAAAAAATTAA
- a CDS encoding DNA gyrase/topoisomerase IV subunit A encodes MIEEGDDLINEQDEPQETITRVTGMYKDWFLDYASYVILERAVPAIEDGFKPVQRRIMHSMKDLDDGRYNKVANIVGHTMQYHPHGDASIADAMVQIGQKDLLIDTQGNWGNILTGDGAAASRYIEARLSKFALDVVYNPKITEWQASYDGRRKEPINLPVMFPLLLAQGAEGIAVGLSTKILPHNFIELIEASIKHLQGKRFTIVPDFPTAGIADVSGYNDGMRGGKVRVRAKISQLDKNTLVITELPFGTNTSSLIDSILKANEKGKIKIKKIEDNTAAQVEILIHLPPGLSPDKTIDALYAFTSCESSISPLGCVIEDNKPLFIGVSEMLRRSTDNTVQLLKQDLEIKLGEFEEQWHFASLERIFIENRVYRDIEEEETWEGVIQAIDKGLQPHIKHLKRAVTEEDIVRLTEIRIKRISKFDIDKAQQKIDALEEQIAQIKHHLEHLIDYAIAYFTRLKKEYGEGRERKTEIRAFDDVDATKVVIRNTKLYVNREEGFVGTSLKRDEYVCDCSDIDDVIVFTKNGSMMITKVDSKTFVGKDIIHVDVFKKRDKRTIYNLIYRDGKSGPSYIKRFNVTSITRDREYDLTNGNKGSALLYFSANPNGEAEVVTILLRQAGSIKKLKWDIDFADILIKGRQSKGNLVTKYAIKKVELKEKGVSTLKPRKIWFDDAVQRLNVDGRGELLGEFRGEDKLLIINQKGIVKTVTPDVTLHFDNDMIVLEKWNPKKPISAIYYNGERELYYVKRFLIENEGKEESFVPEHENSRLEIVSTDWLPMAEVEFAKERGKDRKDNLEINLEEFISIKGISAIGNQLTKDKVKQINLLDPLPFEEPEEVHADDLEVFDEDIVEGEEGDDSQTSLF; translated from the coding sequence ATGATTGAAGAAGGCGACGATTTAATTAACGAACAAGACGAACCGCAAGAAACAATTACCCGTGTAACGGGTATGTACAAGGACTGGTTTTTAGATTATGCCTCGTACGTTATATTAGAACGTGCCGTGCCTGCAATAGAAGACGGATTTAAACCCGTACAACGTCGTATCATGCATTCCATGAAGGATCTGGATGATGGGCGTTATAATAAAGTAGCCAATATTGTAGGACACACCATGCAGTACCATCCTCACGGAGATGCAAGTATCGCCGATGCCATGGTGCAAATAGGTCAAAAAGATTTGTTAATCGATACCCAAGGAAACTGGGGTAATATCTTAACAGGTGATGGTGCTGCTGCTTCTCGTTATATTGAAGCGCGTTTGTCTAAATTTGCGCTCGATGTTGTTTACAATCCAAAAATTACTGAATGGCAGGCCTCTTACGATGGTCGCCGTAAAGAACCTATAAATTTACCGGTTATGTTCCCGCTATTATTGGCGCAGGGAGCAGAAGGTATTGCCGTAGGACTTTCTACAAAAATATTACCTCATAACTTCATTGAACTTATTGAGGCTTCTATAAAGCATTTACAAGGCAAGCGTTTTACAATAGTTCCAGATTTCCCAACTGCAGGAATTGCAGATGTTTCGGGGTATAATGATGGTATGCGAGGTGGTAAAGTTCGTGTTCGAGCTAAAATTTCGCAGTTAGATAAAAATACATTGGTTATCACCGAATTGCCTTTTGGGACCAATACATCATCCTTAATTGATTCCATTCTTAAAGCGAACGAAAAAGGAAAAATTAAGATCAAGAAAATTGAAGATAATACCGCAGCACAGGTAGAGATTTTAATCCACCTGCCACCAGGTTTATCTCCAGATAAAACTATTGATGCCTTATATGCGTTTACTAGTTGCGAGAGTTCCATTTCACCATTAGGTTGTGTTATCGAAGATAATAAACCGTTGTTTATTGGTGTTAGTGAAATGCTTCGTCGTAGCACCGATAATACGGTGCAACTTTTAAAGCAGGATTTAGAAATAAAACTTGGCGAGTTTGAAGAACAATGGCATTTTGCATCATTAGAACGTATATTTATTGAAAACAGGGTATATCGTGATATCGAGGAAGAAGAAACCTGGGAAGGTGTTATTCAGGCTATCGATAAAGGGCTTCAACCACACATCAAGCATTTAAAACGTGCAGTAACCGAAGAAGATATTGTGCGTTTAACAGAAATTCGAATCAAACGTATTTCGAAATTCGATATTGATAAAGCGCAACAAAAAATTGATGCTTTAGAAGAACAAATTGCCCAAATTAAGCATCATTTAGAGCATTTAATAGATTATGCCATTGCTTATTTCACCAGACTCAAAAAGGAATACGGTGAAGGTCGCGAACGTAAAACCGAAATCCGTGCGTTTGATGATGTAGATGCCACGAAAGTGGTTATTCGTAACACCAAGCTTTACGTGAATCGTGAGGAAGGTTTTGTAGGAACATCGTTAAAGCGTGATGAGTATGTATGCGATTGTAGTGATATAGACGATGTGATTGTCTTTACTAAAAACGGTAGTATGATGATCACTAAAGTTGATTCAAAAACCTTTGTTGGTAAAGATATTATTCATGTCGATGTCTTTAAGAAAAGAGATAAACGTACCATTTACAATCTTATTTATCGCGATGGTAAATCAGGACCTTCATATATAAAACGATTTAACGTTACAAGTATTACCAGAGATCGCGAGTACGATTTAACCAACGGTAATAAAGGTTCGGCATTACTATATTTTTCAGCAAATCCGAATGGTGAAGCTGAGGTCGTGACCATTTTATTAAGACAGGCCGGAAGTATCAAGAAATTGAAATGGGATATCGATTTTGCCGATATTTTAATTAAAGGAAGACAGTCTAAAGGAAATTTAGTTACCAAATACGCCATCAAAAAAGTAGAGCTAAAAGAAAAAGGAGTTTCTACATTAAAACCTCGTAAAATATGGTTCGACGATGCTGTACAGCGATTAAATGTTGATGGTCGAGGCGAGCTTTTAGGAGAATTTAGAGGGGAAGATAAACTTCTTATAATTAATCAAAAAGGGATCGTTAAAACCGTTACGCCAGACGTTACGTTACATTTTGATAACGATATGATTGTATTGGAGAAATGGAATCCGAAGAAACCTATTTCGGCTATTTATTACAATGGAGAACGCGAGCTGTATTACGTGAAACGTTTTTTAATTGAAAACGAAGGAAAAGAAGAATCTTTTGTTCCTGAGCATGAAAATTCTCGTCTAGAAATTGTTTCAACCGATTGGTTACCTATGGCTGAAGTCGAGTTTGCTAAAGAACGCGGAAAAGATCGTAAAGATAATTTAGAAATAAATTTAGAAGAGTTTATCTCAATAAAAGGTATTTCGGCAATCGGAAATCAGTTGACAAAAGACAAGGTTAAGCAAATTAACTTGTTGGACCCTTTGCCTTTTGAAGAGCCTGAAGAAGTACATGCAGACGACTTAGAAGTTTTTGATGAAGATATTGTTGAAGGCGAGGAGGGAGACGATTCTCAAACTTCATTATTCTAA
- a CDS encoding TerC family protein: protein MLDFLFTSDAIMALLTLTFLEIILGIDNIVFISLAANKLPEKQQSKATTIGLLLAMIQRIILLFFVTFLIGLKEPFYTLELSWLHISISWQAIILFGGGLFLIFKSTSEIHEKVELPHHDENQLNKKKLKSLSQAIVQIMLIDFIFSIDSILTAVGMTNGLHDNHNYNLMLMIIAVIISIFIMIGFANPIRKFINVHPSMQILGLAFLILIGFMLITEAAHLSHTTLFGNTVGAIPKGYLYFAIAFSLFVEFINFRIQKKQRKID, encoded by the coding sequence GTGCTCGATTTCCTTTTTACCAGCGATGCCATTATGGCGCTACTTACTTTAACGTTTTTAGAAATTATTTTAGGAATAGACAATATTGTCTTTATTTCTTTAGCCGCCAATAAACTTCCCGAAAAACAGCAATCGAAAGCTACAACTATCGGCTTACTGTTAGCCATGATACAGCGTATTATCCTGTTATTTTTCGTAACCTTCTTAATTGGCTTGAAAGAACCGTTTTATACTTTAGAATTATCGTGGCTACATATATCCATCAGCTGGCAGGCTATTATTTTATTTGGAGGAGGACTCTTTTTAATTTTTAAAAGTACTTCTGAAATTCATGAAAAAGTAGAATTACCTCATCACGATGAAAACCAACTAAATAAAAAGAAATTGAAAAGCTTATCGCAGGCAATAGTTCAAATTATGCTCATTGATTTTATATTTTCAATTGATTCCATTTTAACTGCCGTTGGAATGACAAACGGTTTACATGATAATCACAACTACAATCTGATGTTAATGATTATAGCTGTGATTATTTCTATTTTTATCATGATTGGCTTTGCAAACCCGATTAGAAAATTCATCAATGTACATCCCAGTATGCAAATTTTAGGCTTAGCCTTTTTAATCCTAATAGGTTTTATGCTTATTACTGAAGCTGCTCACCTGTCGCACACCACATTATTTGGAAATACGGTTGGAGCTATACCTAAAGGCTATTTGTATTTCGCCATTGCCTTTTCATTATTCGTTGAATTTATAAACTTCAGAATTCAGAAAAAACAAAGAAAAATCGATTAG